In one Pseudomonas sp. Bout1 genomic region, the following are encoded:
- the groL gene encoding chaperonin GroEL (60 kDa chaperone family; promotes refolding of misfolded polypeptides especially under stressful conditions; forms two stacked rings of heptamers to form a barrel-shaped 14mer; ends can be capped by GroES; misfolded proteins enter the barrel where they are refolded when GroES binds) produces MAAKEVKFGDSARKKMLAGVNVLADAVKATLGPKGRNVIIEKSFGAPTITKDGVSVAKEIELKDRFENMGAQLVKDVASRANDDAGDGTTTATVLAQSIVNEGLKAVAAGMNPMDLKRGIDKATIAIVKELKSLSKPCADTKAIAQVGTISANSDSSIGDIIAEAMEKVGKEGVITVEEGSGLENELSVVEGMQFDRGYLSPYFVNKPDTMTAELDGPLILLVDKKISNIRELLPVLEAVAKAGRPLLIVSEDVEGEALATLVVNNMRGIVKVVAVKAPGFGDRRKAMLQDIAVLTGGTVISEEIGLSLESATLEHLGNAKRVTVTKENTTVIDGAGVEADIQARVTQIRAQVADTTSDYDREKLQERLAKLSGGVAVIKVGAGSEVEMKEKKARVEDALHATRAAVEEGVVPGGGVALVRALQAISELKGDNADQDVGIALLRRAVEAPLRQIVANSGDEPSVVVDKVKQGSGNFGYNAATGEYGDMIEMGILDPAKVTRSALQAASSIASLMITTEAMIAEIKDDAPAGGGMPDMGGMGGMGGMM; encoded by the coding sequence ATGGCTGCTAAAGAAGTTAAATTCGGCGATTCCGCCCGTAAAAAAATGCTCGCCGGTGTCAACGTCCTGGCTGACGCAGTAAAAGCGACCCTGGGCCCTAAAGGCCGTAACGTGATCATCGAGAAGAGCTTCGGCGCTCCGACCATCACCAAGGACGGCGTTTCCGTCGCCAAAGAAATCGAGCTGAAAGATCGCTTCGAAAACATGGGCGCGCAACTGGTCAAAGACGTTGCCTCCCGTGCCAACGATGACGCAGGCGACGGCACCACCACCGCCACCGTCCTGGCTCAGTCGATCGTCAACGAAGGCCTGAAAGCCGTCGCTGCCGGCATGAACCCGATGGACCTCAAACGCGGCATCGACAAGGCGACCATCGCCATTGTCAAAGAGCTGAAGTCCCTGTCCAAGCCATGCGCCGACACCAAGGCAATCGCTCAGGTCGGCACCATCTCGGCCAACTCCGACAGCTCCATCGGCGACATCATTGCCGAAGCCATGGAAAAAGTCGGTAAAGAAGGCGTGATCACCGTTGAAGAAGGCTCGGGCCTGGAAAACGAACTGTCGGTTGTTGAAGGCATGCAGTTCGACCGTGGCTACCTGTCCCCGTACTTCGTCAACAAGCCAGACACCATGACCGCCGAGCTCGACGGCCCGCTGATCCTGCTGGTTGACAAAAAGATCTCCAACATCCGTGAACTGCTGCCAGTTCTGGAAGCTGTTGCCAAGGCCGGTCGCCCACTGCTGATCGTTTCCGAAGACGTTGAAGGCGAAGCCCTGGCGACTCTCGTTGTGAACAACATGCGCGGTATCGTGAAAGTGGTTGCCGTTAAAGCACCAGGTTTCGGCGATCGTCGCAAGGCCATGCTGCAGGACATCGCTGTTCTGACTGGCGGTACCGTTATCTCCGAAGAGATCGGCCTGAGCCTGGAAAGCGCTACCCTGGAACACCTGGGTAATGCCAAGCGCGTCACCGTGACCAAGGAAAACACCACCGTGATCGACGGTGCTGGTGTTGAAGCTGACATCCAGGCACGTGTTACCCAGATCCGCGCCCAAGTGGCTGATACCACTTCCGACTACGACCGTGAAAAACTGCAAGAGCGCCTGGCCAAGCTGTCCGGCGGCGTTGCAGTGATCAAGGTTGGCGCTGGTTCCGAAGTTGAAATGAAAGAGAAGAAAGCCCGCGTTGAAGACGCCCTGCACGCTACCCGTGCAGCCGTTGAAGAAGGCGTGGTACCTGGCGGTGGCGTGGCACTGGTTCGCGCCCTGCAGGCTATCTCCGAGCTCAAAGGCGACAACGCTGACCAAGACGTCGGTATCGCTCTGCTGCGTCGTGCTGTTGAAGCACCACTGCGCCAGATCGTTGCCAACTCCGGCGACGAGCCAAGCGTAGTTGTCGACAAGGTCAAGCAGGGTTCGGGTAACTTCGGTTACAACGCTGCTACCGGCGAATACGGCGACATGATCGAAATGGGCATCCTGGACCCAGCTAAAGTGACTCGTTCGGCTCTGCAAGCGGCTTCGTCGATTGCCAGCCTGATGATCACCACTGAAGCTATGATCGCCGAGATCAAAGATGACGCTCCAGCTGGCGGCGGTATGCCAGACATGGGTGGTATGGGCGGCATGGGCGGCATGATGTAA
- a CDS encoding co-chaperone GroES, with translation MSKLRPLHDRVVIRRSEEEKKTAGGIVLPGSAAEKANHGVILAAGPGKTLENGEVRALAVKVGDKVVFGPYSGSNTVKIDGEDLLVMAENEILAVLEG, from the coding sequence ATGAGCAAGCTTCGTCCTCTGCATGACCGCGTCGTCATCCGTCGCAGTGAAGAAGAAAAGAAAACCGCTGGCGGCATCGTTCTGCCAGGTTCGGCTGCTGAAAAAGCCAACCACGGTGTGATTCTCGCTGCTGGCCCAGGCAAAACCCTGGAAAACGGTGAAGTACGTGCGCTGGCTGTGAAAGTGGGTGACAAGGTTGTTTTCGGCCCTTACTCCGGCAGCAACACTGTGAAAATCGACGGCGAAGACCTGCTGGTAATGGCTGAGAACGAGATTCTCGCTGTTCTGGAAGGCTGA